A genomic stretch from Candidatus Melainabacteria bacterium includes:
- a CDS encoding GNAT family N-acetyltransferase, whose amino-acid sequence MNKAETTTYTIKEVPRSDFNQLIDLWSLAFNIEDADPIIGTRAARDRITSLCQQGIDYIVAAYDGDYIAATASVIEFPTHLGDKWVRCGGIAGVATQPQYRRQKLINQLLTDCMQQLHKREVPLSALWPFDYEFYGAMGWAITDVRYKIDTLTAKLNKVKGNARSYKATDLGEQHQAKAIHKRWIQNFNLSMERSAFRWMQLLFPPGSRRRLFVHKDGYMIWNLSGSFDKILQVTEWCYLTDEAFRDGLALLAQMDSQYDHVVWIAPEIDTLYRIAGPSKAHTITQAPGMMSRVVHVDAFLEAIGSTCKVDVRDPLGVSGPKDSKDGASPGALVQHVTGFWQKPQDGLPAELYEIANQFPAFTAEQY is encoded by the coding sequence TTGAACAAAGCAGAAACGACTACTTACACAATAAAAGAAGTTCCGCGAAGTGACTTCAACCAGCTCATTGACCTGTGGTCGCTGGCGTTCAACATTGAGGACGCAGATCCGATAATTGGCACACGCGCAGCTCGAGATCGCATCACCTCTCTATGCCAGCAAGGAATAGACTACATCGTCGCGGCGTACGACGGCGACTACATAGCGGCGACAGCATCGGTAATTGAATTCCCGACACATCTTGGTGACAAATGGGTTCGATGTGGTGGCATCGCCGGTGTCGCTACGCAGCCTCAATATCGCAGGCAGAAATTGATCAATCAGTTATTGACCGATTGCATGCAACAACTGCATAAACGTGAAGTGCCGCTATCGGCTTTGTGGCCATTCGACTACGAGTTCTACGGGGCAATGGGTTGGGCGATCACTGACGTTCGCTATAAAATTGACACCCTGACTGCGAAATTAAACAAGGTCAAAGGAAACGCGCGCTCATACAAAGCAACAGATCTTGGTGAACAGCATCAGGCAAAAGCGATTCATAAAAGATGGATTCAGAACTTCAATCTAAGTATGGAACGAAGCGCTTTCCGTTGGATGCAGCTGCTTTTTCCGCCCGGCTCACGGCGGCGACTGTTCGTACACAAAGACGGCTACATGATCTGGAATCTCAGTGGCTCCTTCGACAAAATTCTGCAAGTGACAGAATGGTGCTACCTGACGGATGAGGCATTCCGAGACGGTCTCGCTTTGCTTGCTCAAATGGATTCGCAATACGATCACGTCGTTTGGATCGCGCCAGAAATCGATACGCTTTATCGAATAGCTGGTCCGAGCAAAGCGCATACAATTACTCAAGCACCAGGAATGATGTCACGAGTGGTGCACGTTGATGCATTTCTGGAAGCGATCGGCTCGACCTGCAAAGTGGATGTGCGCGATCCACTTGGAGTTAGTGGTCCAAAGGATAGTAAAGACGGAGCCAGCCCTGGAGCCCTGGTACAACATGTCACAGGCTTCTGGCAAAAACCCCAGGACGGTTTGCCGGCGGAGCTCTACGAAATCGCCAATCAATTTCCCGCATTCACTGCCGAGCAGTATTGA